From a region of the Mycobacterium sp. SMC-8 genome:
- the rpmH gene encoding 50S ribosomal protein L34, with product MAKGKRTFQPNNRRRAKVHGFRLRMRTRAGRAIVTARRAKGRRSLTA from the coding sequence GTGGCCAAGGGCAAGCGGACCTTCCAGCCGAACAACCGTCGCCGCGCCAAGGTGCACGGATTCCGGTTGCGGATGCGCACCCGCGCGGGTCGTGCGATCGTCACGGCCCGGCGCGCTAAGGGCCGTCGTTCACTGACTGCGTGA
- the yidD gene encoding membrane protein insertion efficiency factor YidD: MNARSRAVRGAVYLIQLYRHTISPLRLPTCRFTPTCSQYAVDALTEYGFFRGSWLALIRLLKCGPWHNGGWDPIPERESHSDATGEHSCDVADHRPDPVQQGKSQTSVV; this comes from the coding sequence GTGAACGCGCGCTCACGAGCCGTCCGCGGCGCGGTCTACCTCATCCAGCTCTACCGCCACACCATCTCTCCGTTGCGGCTGCCCACATGCCGGTTCACGCCCACCTGCAGTCAGTATGCGGTCGACGCGCTGACCGAATACGGCTTCTTCCGCGGTAGCTGGCTGGCCCTGATCCGTCTCCTCAAATGCGGGCCATGGCATAACGGAGGATGGGACCCGATACCCGAGCGCGAAAGTCACAGTGACGCAACGGGTGAACACAGCTGTGACGTAGCCGATCACCGGCCCGATCCGGTACAGCAAGGGAAGAGTCAAACGAGTGTCGTTTAA
- the gnd gene encoding phosphogluconate dehydrogenase (NAD(+)-dependent, decarboxylating): MQLGLIGLGKMGFNMRARLRDGGHDVVGYDPRPAVSDVASLEELADRLESPRVVWVMVPSGTVTDSTITALAGVLGEGDLVIDGGNSRYTEDAPHAELLAQNGIAFIDAGVSGGIWGLTEGYGLMVGGSDADVERAMPIFETLRPPGPREDGFVHAGPVGAGHFAKMVHNGIEYALMTAYAEGYELLAAEDLVKDPQAVYQAWTNGTVVRSWLQQLLAKALKEDPGLAGISGYTEDSGEGRWTVEEAIRLRVPVPGIAASLFARFLSRQDESPTMKAVAALRNQFGGHAVQRVSESG, from the coding sequence ATGCAGCTGGGTCTGATCGGTCTCGGCAAGATGGGCTTCAACATGCGTGCCCGTCTACGCGACGGCGGCCACGACGTGGTCGGTTACGATCCGAGACCCGCAGTGTCCGATGTGGCCTCCCTGGAGGAACTCGCCGATCGACTGGAATCGCCGCGGGTGGTCTGGGTGATGGTGCCGTCAGGCACGGTGACCGACAGCACCATCACCGCCCTCGCCGGAGTTCTCGGCGAGGGCGATCTGGTGATCGACGGCGGAAACTCTCGGTACACCGAGGACGCACCGCACGCGGAATTGTTGGCGCAGAATGGAATTGCGTTCATCGACGCGGGAGTCTCCGGTGGCATCTGGGGATTGACCGAAGGCTACGGGCTGATGGTCGGCGGCAGCGATGCCGACGTCGAGCGGGCGATGCCGATCTTCGAGACGCTGCGCCCGCCCGGACCGCGGGAGGACGGTTTCGTCCACGCCGGCCCCGTCGGCGCCGGCCATTTCGCCAAGATGGTGCACAACGGCATCGAGTACGCGCTGATGACCGCCTACGCCGAAGGTTACGAACTGCTGGCCGCCGAGGACCTCGTGAAGGACCCTCAGGCGGTGTACCAAGCCTGGACGAACGGCACGGTGGTGCGGTCCTGGCTACAGCAGCTGTTGGCCAAGGCGCTCAAAGAGGATCCCGGCCTCGCCGGGATCAGCGGTTACACCGAGGATTCCGGTGAGGGCCGGTGGACTGTCGAGGAGGCCATCCGGTTGCGGGTGCCCGTCCCGGGCATCGCGGCGTCCCTGTTCGCCCGCTTCCTGTCCCGCCAGGACGAGTCTCCGACGATGAAAGCTGTTGCGGCACTGCGGAATCAGTTCGGCGGCCACGCCGTCCAACGCGTCAGTGAGTCAGGTTGA
- the rnpA gene encoding ribonuclease P protein component, which yields MLPAQNRMTRSTEFGATVSRGTRAAQPDLVVYTLRSDQTGDPGPRVGLIVSKAVGNAVQRHRVSRRLRHAARAVLDDLDPSDRVVIRALPRSRDAHSPRLEQELRTALQRIKDRNGTRP from the coding sequence GTGCTTCCGGCCCAGAACCGGATGACGCGGTCGACCGAGTTCGGTGCCACAGTGAGTCGCGGGACGCGGGCGGCCCAGCCCGATCTTGTGGTGTACACGCTGCGTTCTGACCAGACAGGTGACCCCGGACCGAGGGTCGGCCTGATCGTTTCCAAAGCAGTCGGCAACGCCGTCCAGCGTCACCGGGTGTCGCGCCGGCTCCGCCACGCCGCCCGGGCGGTCCTCGATGATCTGGATCCGTCCGATCGGGTCGTGATCCGCGCACTCCCGCGAAGCCGGGATGCGCACTCGCCCCGGCTGGAGCAGGAACTGCGGACCGCTTTACAGCGGATCAAGGACCGGAACGGAACGAGACCGTGA
- a CDS encoding acetyltransferase — MAARITPLRLEAFEQLPKHARRCVYWEVDPGIVGRGDQLSDPEFEKEAWLSMVMLEWGSCGQLAVEYRTAHAGEAVADDPNDDPCLGYVFYAPPRSVPRATRFPTGPVSADAVLLTTLGVEAGQDAAELSHTLLMAVVNDLVRRGVRALEAFGRTSQVGELAEMETVTPDVRPVTEALGDCSVDQCVLSADLLLDAGFVVVSPHIYFPRLRLELEQGLGWKAGVEAALERLLESAQLEQPVGAGAGLYG, encoded by the coding sequence GTGGCCGCACGTATCACGCCCCTTCGGCTCGAAGCGTTCGAGCAGTTGCCGAAGCACGCGCGGCGCTGCGTGTACTGGGAGGTCGATCCCGGCATCGTCGGACGCGGCGACCAGCTGTCCGACCCCGAGTTCGAGAAGGAAGCGTGGCTGTCAATGGTCATGCTCGAGTGGGGGTCGTGCGGCCAGCTCGCCGTTGAGTACCGGACCGCGCACGCGGGGGAGGCTGTTGCCGACGATCCGAACGACGATCCATGCCTCGGCTACGTGTTCTACGCGCCGCCCCGGTCGGTGCCCCGGGCGACGCGATTCCCGACCGGACCGGTCAGCGCGGACGCGGTGCTACTGACGACGCTGGGTGTGGAGGCCGGCCAAGACGCCGCTGAGTTGTCGCACACTCTGTTGATGGCAGTGGTCAATGATCTCGTTCGCCGCGGCGTACGCGCGCTCGAAGCGTTCGGCCGGACGAGCCAGGTCGGCGAGCTGGCCGAGATGGAGACCGTGACGCCCGATGTCCGTCCGGTGACGGAGGCGCTCGGAGACTGCTCGGTAGACCAGTGTGTGCTCAGCGCGGATCTGCTGCTGGACGCGGGGTTCGTCGTGGTCTCACCACATATCTATTTCCCACGGCTGCGGCTCGAGCTGGAGCAGGGCCTGGGCTGGAAGGCCGGTGTGGAAGCCGCGCTGGAGCGACTGCTGGAAAGCGCGCAGCTCGAACAACCGGTGGGTGCGGGTGCGGGCCTTTACGGATAG
- a CDS encoding R3H domain-containing nucleic acid-binding protein: MTDTENDATSTTTETVSEVTEERVDNDVADSVDDLEERLVAEGEIAGDYLEELLDLLDFDGDIDLDVEGDRAVVSIDGGTDLNKLVGRKGEVLDALQELTRLAVHQKTGERSRLMLDIAQWRRRRRDELAALGEKVAHRVLETGEREELAPMTPFERKIVHDAVAGVQGVHSESEGVEPSRRVVVLVD; this comes from the coding sequence ATGACTGACACAGAGAACGACGCAACCAGCACGACGACCGAGACCGTGTCGGAGGTGACGGAGGAGCGCGTCGACAACGACGTGGCCGACTCGGTCGACGACCTGGAAGAGCGGTTGGTGGCCGAGGGCGAGATCGCCGGCGACTATCTGGAAGAGTTGCTCGACCTGTTGGACTTCGACGGCGACATCGACCTGGATGTCGAGGGCGACCGGGCGGTGGTCAGCATTGACGGCGGCACGGACCTGAACAAGTTGGTCGGGCGCAAGGGCGAGGTGCTCGACGCGCTGCAAGAGCTGACCCGGCTGGCCGTGCACCAGAAGACCGGCGAGCGGAGCCGGCTGATGCTCGACATCGCACAGTGGCGCCGGCGCCGCCGTGACGAACTCGCCGCGCTGGGGGAGAAGGTGGCCCACCGCGTGCTGGAAACCGGGGAGCGAGAAGAGCTCGCCCCGATGACCCCGTTCGAGCGCAAGATCGTCCATGACGCGGTCGCCGGAGTGCAGGGTGTGCACAGCGAGAGCGAGGGCGTGGAGCCGTCGCGCCGGGTTGTCGTTCTGGTCGACTGA
- the yidC gene encoding membrane protein insertase YidC has translation MWVWYKAFAFLIGLIPGVDGPSNFFAWALSVMFLVFTLRAILYKPFVRQIRTTRQMQELQPQIKALQKKYGKDRQRMALEMQKLQKEHGFNPILGCLPMLAQIPVFLGLYHVLMSFNRTQTGIGRLGLSVEENRSLPNYVFSATDVGHFLDANLFGAPLGATMIQQHGLDAFTEFNRLAVILVGVPIMILAGIATYLNSRASVARQSPEAAANPQTAMMNKLALYVFPLGVVVGGPFLPLAIILYWLSNNIWTFGQQHYVFGKIEKEEEQKKLEALERRAQNAPAPGAKPSRKKKTATDTADSEEAGDAPTAGEPSATEQSTAPSAAPNGAGNRTPKPGARPKKRKR, from the coding sequence ATGTGGGTTTGGTACAAGGCGTTCGCGTTCCTGATCGGGCTCATTCCCGGCGTCGACGGACCGTCCAACTTCTTCGCGTGGGCGCTGTCGGTGATGTTCCTGGTGTTCACCCTGCGCGCGATCCTGTACAAGCCGTTCGTTCGGCAGATCAGGACCACCCGGCAGATGCAGGAACTGCAGCCCCAGATCAAGGCGCTGCAGAAGAAGTACGGCAAGGACCGCCAGCGGATGGCGCTGGAGATGCAGAAGCTCCAGAAGGAGCACGGGTTCAATCCGATTCTCGGTTGCCTCCCGATGCTCGCGCAGATCCCGGTGTTCCTCGGCCTCTACCACGTGCTGATGTCCTTCAACCGGACCCAGACCGGGATCGGACGGCTCGGGCTGTCGGTGGAGGAGAACCGCAGCCTGCCGAACTACGTCTTCAGCGCCACCGACGTCGGCCACTTCCTGGACGCCAACCTGTTCGGGGCTCCGCTGGGCGCGACGATGATCCAGCAGCACGGGTTGGATGCGTTCACCGAATTCAACCGACTGGCGGTAATCCTGGTCGGTGTGCCGATCATGATCTTGGCCGGTATCGCGACCTACCTGAACAGTCGGGCCTCAGTTGCGCGGCAGAGTCCCGAAGCGGCGGCCAACCCGCAGACCGCGATGATGAACAAGTTGGCGCTCTACGTCTTCCCGCTGGGCGTCGTCGTCGGCGGCCCGTTCCTCCCGCTTGCGATCATCCTGTACTGGTTGTCCAACAACATCTGGACCTTCGGTCAGCAGCACTACGTGTTCGGGAAGATCGAGAAGGAAGAGGAGCAGAAGAAGCTCGAAGCCCTCGAACGGCGAGCCCAGAACGCCCCGGCCCCGGGTGCCAAGCCGAGCCGCAAGAAGAAGACGGCGACCGACACTGCGGATTCCGAGGAAGCCGGCGACGCGCCGACAGCCGGCGAGCCGTCGGCGACCGAGCAGAGCACAGCGCCTTCCGCAGCGCCGAACGGGGCCGGTAACCGGACCCCGAAACCCGGCGCGCGGCCCAAGAAGCGGAAACGTTGA
- the rsmG gene encoding 16S rRNA (guanine(527)-N(7))-methyltransferase RsmG yields MKHAEVPPPPHAAAELFGAALPGARRYAEILAGAGVERGLLGPREVDRLWDRHLLNCAVIGELLHPGERIADIGSGAGLPGIPLALVRPDVHVVLIEPLLRRSEFLREAIEELGIDCTVVRGRAEDRAVREEVGATDVVVSRAVASLDKLTKWSSPLLRAGGRMLAIKGERADAEVEEHRRAMAALGMSKVKVERCGAHYVQPPATVVVGVQETARNHQHPRPGRRPK; encoded by the coding sequence GTGAAACATGCGGAGGTGCCACCGCCGCCCCACGCCGCTGCGGAACTGTTCGGAGCGGCGCTCCCCGGTGCGAGGCGCTATGCCGAGATCCTGGCCGGTGCCGGCGTGGAACGCGGTCTGCTCGGTCCCCGCGAGGTGGACCGGCTATGGGACCGGCATCTCCTGAACTGTGCCGTGATCGGCGAGCTGCTGCATCCGGGCGAGCGGATCGCCGACATCGGTAGTGGCGCGGGCCTACCCGGGATACCGTTGGCTCTGGTTCGGCCGGACGTCCATGTGGTGCTCATCGAGCCCCTCCTGCGACGCAGCGAGTTTCTCCGCGAGGCGATCGAGGAGCTGGGTATCGACTGCACGGTGGTGCGCGGCCGCGCCGAGGACCGAGCGGTACGCGAGGAGGTGGGGGCGACGGACGTCGTGGTTTCTCGAGCCGTCGCCTCGCTCGACAAGCTGACCAAGTGGAGTTCGCCGCTACTGCGGGCCGGCGGACGGATGCTGGCCATCAAAGGGGAGCGCGCCGATGCGGAAGTCGAGGAGCATCGGCGCGCGATGGCAGCACTTGGAATGTCGAAGGTGAAAGTGGAGAGATGTGGCGCGCACTACGTGCAGCCGCCCGCGACGGTGGTCGTGGGGGTTCAAGAGACGGCGAGGAATCATCAGCACCCGCGCCCCGGAAGAAGGCCGAAGTGA
- the dnaA gene encoding chromosomal replication initiator protein DnaA, with translation MSTDPDPPFVSIWDNVVTELNGADGVGNGSLTPQQRAWLKLVKPLVITEGFALLSVPTPFVQNEIERHLREPIVAALSRQLGQRVELGVRIADPVPDDIDDDGFAATTAPVSAPDPDEDVVDDDLAARASAEESWPTYFSNRANRAAEDDSTSVNLNRRYTFDTFVIGASNRFAHAATLAIAEAPARAYNPLFIWGESGLGKTHLLHAAGNYAQRLFPGMRVKYVSTEEFTNDFINSLRDDRRASFKRTYRDIDVLLVDDIQFIEGKDGIQEEFFHTFNTLHNANKQIVISSDRPPKQLATLEDRLRTRFEWGLITDVQPPELETRIAILRKKAQMDRLDVPGDVLELIASRIERNIRELEGALIRVTAFASLNKTPIDKSLAEIVLRDLISDPTTMQISTAAIMAATAEYFETSVEELRGPGKTRALAQSRQIAMYLCRELTDLSLPKIGQAFGRDHTTVMYAEKKIRAEMAERREVFDHVKELTTRIRQRAKR, from the coding sequence GTGAGCACTGACCCCGACCCCCCCTTCGTCTCGATCTGGGACAACGTCGTCACCGAACTCAACGGCGCCGACGGCGTCGGGAACGGGTCGCTGACCCCGCAGCAGCGGGCCTGGCTGAAGTTGGTCAAACCGCTGGTGATCACCGAGGGCTTCGCGTTGTTGTCGGTACCGACACCGTTCGTCCAGAACGAGATCGAACGTCACCTGCGCGAGCCGATCGTCGCGGCGTTGAGCCGCCAGCTCGGACAGCGGGTGGAACTCGGTGTCCGCATCGCCGACCCGGTCCCCGACGACATTGACGACGACGGGTTCGCCGCAACCACGGCTCCGGTCTCTGCGCCCGACCCCGACGAGGACGTCGTCGACGACGATCTCGCGGCCCGGGCCAGCGCCGAGGAAAGTTGGCCGACGTACTTCTCCAACCGCGCCAACCGGGCCGCCGAGGACGACAGCACCTCGGTGAACCTGAACCGTCGCTACACGTTCGACACCTTCGTCATCGGCGCATCCAACCGTTTCGCGCACGCGGCCACCCTGGCGATCGCCGAGGCGCCGGCCCGTGCCTACAACCCGCTGTTCATCTGGGGTGAGTCCGGACTGGGCAAGACCCACCTGCTGCACGCCGCGGGTAACTACGCGCAGCGGCTGTTCCCCGGCATGCGGGTCAAGTACGTCTCCACCGAGGAATTCACCAACGACTTCATCAACTCCCTCCGCGATGACCGCCGCGCATCGTTCAAGCGCACCTACCGCGACATTGACGTGCTGCTGGTCGACGACATCCAGTTCATCGAAGGCAAGGACGGCATCCAGGAGGAGTTCTTCCACACCTTCAACACGCTGCACAACGCCAACAAGCAGATCGTGATCTCGTCCGATCGGCCGCCCAAACAGCTGGCCACGCTGGAGGACAGACTCCGCACCCGGTTCGAGTGGGGCCTGATCACCGACGTGCAACCACCCGAGCTTGAGACGCGAATTGCGATCTTGCGCAAGAAAGCTCAGATGGATCGGCTCGACGTGCCCGGCGACGTGCTGGAACTCATCGCCAGCCGGATCGAGCGCAACATCCGCGAACTGGAGGGTGCGCTGATCCGCGTCACCGCGTTCGCCTCGCTGAACAAGACACCGATCGACAAATCGTTGGCCGAGATCGTGCTGCGGGACCTGATCTCCGATCCCACCACGATGCAGATCAGCACCGCCGCGATCATGGCCGCCACCGCCGAGTACTTCGAAACCAGCGTCGAGGAACTGCGCGGTCCCGGCAAGACCCGCGCGCTGGCTCAGTCCCGGCAGATCGCGATGTACCTGTGCCGCGAGCTCACCGACCTCTCGCTGCCCAAGATCGGCCAGGCGTTCGGCCGCGACCACACCACGGTGATGTACGCGGAGAAGAAGATTCGCGCCGAGATGGCCGAACGTCGCGAGGTCTTCGACCACGTCAAAGAACTCACCACCCGCATCCGGCAACGCGCGAAGCGCTGA
- the dnaN gene encoding DNA polymerase III subunit beta — MNVATTAGLTDLKFRLTREDFADAVAWVARNLPSRPTVPVLAGVLLTGSDEGLTVSGFDYEVSAEVQIPAEIASPGSVLVSGRLLSDIVRALPAKPVDVSVEGTRVSLTCGSARFSLPTMAVEDYPTLPTLPDETGVVSSDLFAEAIGQVAVAAGRDDTLPMLTGIRVEISGEKVVLAATDRFRLAVRELTWSTSAAGIEAAVLVPAKTLAEAAKAGTDGAEVHLSLGSGPSVGKEGLLGIRSKGKRSTTRLLDAEFPKFRQLLPTEHTAVATIGVAELTEAIKRVALVADRGAQVRMEFADDVLRLSAGADDVGRAEEDLAVQFSGDPLTIAFNPTYLTDGLSSLHADRVTFGFTTPSRPAVLRPAGEDDAAAGSGPFPAAQTDYVYLLMPVRLPG; from the coding sequence ATGAACGTGGCGACAACGGCTGGTCTGACGGATCTGAAATTCCGGCTGACTCGCGAGGACTTCGCCGACGCAGTTGCGTGGGTCGCGCGTAACCTGCCCTCCCGACCGACGGTGCCTGTGCTGGCGGGCGTGCTGCTCACCGGCTCCGACGAGGGTCTCACGGTCTCCGGATTTGACTACGAGGTTTCCGCCGAGGTGCAGATTCCGGCCGAAATCGCTTCTCCGGGAAGCGTTCTTGTGTCCGGTCGGCTGCTGTCCGACATCGTCCGGGCCCTGCCGGCCAAGCCGGTCGACGTCAGCGTCGAGGGCACCCGGGTGTCGCTGACCTGCGGTAGCGCCCGGTTCTCGCTGCCCACGATGGCAGTCGAGGATTACCCGACCCTGCCGACGCTGCCCGACGAGACCGGCGTGGTGTCGTCGGACCTGTTCGCCGAGGCCATCGGCCAGGTCGCCGTGGCGGCGGGCCGTGACGACACCCTGCCCATGCTCACCGGCATCCGCGTGGAGATCTCGGGTGAAAAGGTGGTGCTGGCTGCCACCGACCGCTTCCGCCTGGCGGTGCGCGAGCTGACCTGGTCCACCAGCGCAGCGGGGATCGAGGCTGCGGTCCTGGTGCCGGCGAAGACACTGGCCGAGGCGGCCAAGGCCGGCACCGACGGTGCGGAGGTGCACCTGTCCCTGGGCTCGGGTCCGAGCGTAGGCAAGGAAGGTCTGCTCGGTATTCGCAGCAAGGGCAAGCGCAGCACCACCCGCCTGCTCGATGCCGAGTTCCCGAAGTTCCGTCAGTTGCTCCCCACCGAGCACACTGCCGTGGCCACCATCGGTGTCGCCGAGCTCACCGAGGCGATCAAGCGTGTGGCTCTGGTGGCCGACCGGGGCGCCCAGGTTCGCATGGAATTCGCCGACGACGTGCTGCGTCTGTCAGCCGGCGCCGATGACGTCGGCCGCGCCGAAGAGGATCTTGCGGTGCAGTTCTCCGGTGATCCGCTGACCATCGCGTTCAACCCGACCTATCTGACCGATGGGCTCAGCTCTCTGCACGCCGACCGGGTCACGTTCGGATTCACCACCCCGAGCCGTCCCGCGGTGCTGCGGCCGGCGGGTGAGGACGACGCGGCCGCCGGCAGCGGTCCGTTCCCGGCGGCGCAGACCGACTACGTGTACCTGTTGATGCCGGTCCGCCTTCCCGGCTGA
- a CDS encoding ParA family protein produces MSAPRDAQAPKTIPPADVSRETWTAQDADTPIGAEAARAVRLMQAAVGGQLPKPERQRVFTVANQKGGVGKTTTAVNIAAALALQGLKTLVIDLDPQGNASTALGIEHRPGTPSSYEVLIGDISVETALQRSPHSERLFCIPATIDLAGAEIELVSMVAREGRLRTALGELKHYDFDYVFIDCPPSLGLLTINALVAAPEVLIPIQCEYYALEGVGQLLRNIEMVKAHLNPELNVTTVVLTMYDGRTKLADQVASDVRAHFGEKVLRTVIPRSVKVSEAPGYGMTIIDYDPGSRGAMSYLDASRELAVRGGDDGRGDR; encoded by the coding sequence ATGTCAGCACCCCGTGATGCCCAAGCGCCCAAGACCATCCCGCCTGCCGATGTTTCACGTGAAACATGGACCGCACAGGACGCCGACACCCCGATCGGCGCCGAAGCGGCCCGGGCGGTCCGGCTCATGCAGGCGGCGGTCGGGGGACAGCTGCCGAAGCCCGAGCGGCAGCGGGTGTTCACCGTCGCCAACCAGAAGGGCGGTGTCGGCAAGACGACGACCGCGGTCAACATCGCCGCGGCGCTGGCGCTGCAGGGATTGAAGACACTGGTGATCGATCTCGATCCGCAGGGCAATGCGAGCACCGCGCTCGGTATCGAACACCGCCCGGGCACGCCCTCGTCCTACGAGGTGCTCATCGGTGACATCTCGGTGGAGACGGCATTGCAGCGCAGTCCGCACAGCGAGCGCCTGTTCTGCATCCCGGCAACCATCGATCTGGCCGGCGCCGAGATCGAACTGGTCAGCATGGTCGCCCGCGAGGGCCGACTGCGCACCGCGCTCGGCGAGCTGAAGCACTACGACTTCGACTACGTGTTCATCGACTGCCCGCCGTCGCTCGGGCTGTTGACGATCAACGCTCTGGTCGCCGCACCAGAGGTGTTGATCCCGATCCAATGCGAGTACTACGCACTGGAGGGTGTGGGTCAGTTGCTGCGCAACATCGAGATGGTGAAGGCGCACCTGAACCCCGAACTCAATGTCACCACCGTGGTCCTCACGATGTACGACGGGCGCACCAAGCTCGCCGACCAGGTGGCATCGGATGTTCGTGCCCACTTCGGTGAGAAGGTGTTACGAACGGTGATCCCCCGCAGTGTGAAGGTGTCGGAGGCCCCGGGCTACGGGATGACGATCATCGACTACGACCCCGGCTCGCGCGGGGCGATGAGCTATCTCGATGCCAGCCGCGAGCTGGCAGTCCGCGGTGGCGACGACGGAAGAGGGGACCGATGA
- a CDS encoding ParB/RepB/Spo0J family partition protein codes for MNNPARKRSGLGRGLASLIPTGPAENGEPATLGPKMGAAAADVVLGGAPQAAPPAQDANPVGAVYREIPPSQIDPNPRQPRQVFDEEALAELVHSIREFGLMQPIVVRAVPAEDGQAAPRYQLVMGERRWRAAQLAEVATIPAIVRETADDSMLRDALLENIHRVQLNPLEEAAAYQQLLEEFGVTHDELASRIGRSRPLITNMIRLLRLPIPVQRRVAAGVLSAGHARALLSLEAGPEAQEELAARIVAEGLSVRATEEAVTLANRNGETPPAAPRRKPIQMPGLQDVAEQLSTAFDTRVTVSLGKRKGKIVVEFGSVDDLQRIVELMNASAQ; via the coding sequence ATGAACAATCCGGCACGCAAGCGCAGTGGTCTGGGGCGCGGACTGGCGTCCCTGATCCCCACCGGCCCGGCCGAGAACGGCGAGCCGGCCACACTTGGGCCGAAGATGGGCGCCGCCGCTGCCGACGTCGTGCTCGGCGGTGCACCACAGGCCGCGCCCCCCGCGCAGGACGCGAATCCGGTGGGTGCGGTGTACCGCGAGATCCCCCCGTCGCAGATCGATCCGAACCCCCGCCAGCCGCGGCAGGTGTTCGACGAGGAAGCGCTGGCAGAGCTGGTGCACTCGATCCGCGAATTCGGATTGATGCAGCCGATCGTGGTGCGGGCGGTGCCCGCGGAGGACGGACAGGCCGCGCCGCGCTATCAACTGGTCATGGGGGAGCGCCGGTGGCGTGCCGCCCAACTGGCCGAGGTCGCGACGATCCCGGCCATCGTGCGCGAGACGGCGGACGACAGCATGCTGCGTGACGCGCTGTTGGAGAACATCCACCGGGTACAGCTCAATCCCCTCGAAGAGGCGGCGGCGTACCAGCAGCTGCTCGAGGAATTCGGTGTCACCCACGATGAACTCGCATCGCGGATCGGCCGGTCACGTCCGCTGATCACCAACATGATCCGACTGTTGCGCCTACCGATTCCGGTACAGCGCCGGGTCGCCGCCGGGGTACTGTCGGCCGGTCATGCCCGCGCCCTGCTGTCCCTCGAGGCGGGTCCGGAGGCTCAGGAGGAGCTCGCCGCGCGCATCGTGGCGGAGGGGCTGTCGGTGCGTGCCACCGAAGAGGCGGTCACCCTGGCCAACCGCAACGGGGAGACCCCACCGGCCGCGCCGCGGCGTAAGCCGATCCAGATGCCGGGGCTGCAGGATGTCGCCGAGCAGCTGTCGACGGCGTTCGACACCCGCGTCACCGTCAGCCTGGGCAAGCGCAAGGGCAAAATCGTCGTCGAGTTCGGTTCGGTGGACGATTTGCAGCGCATCGTGGAGTTGATGAACGCGTCCGCGCAATGA